The nucleotide window TATCGAGCGCTTGCAGCTAACGAATTACCGTAATTACGAGTCGCTAACACTTGATTTCTCTTCTAAAATTAATGTTTTTATCGGTGAAAATGCACAAGGTAAAACAAACGTTATGGAATCAATTTATGTATTAGCGATGGCAAAATCCCATCGTACTTCGAACGATAAAGAATTAATACGTTGGGATTCGGATTATGGTAAAATAGAAGGTGTGATTGAAAAGCGTTATGGTAGTTTACCTATCGAATTAACGATTTCTAAAAAAGGTAAAAAAGGCAAAATCAATCATCTTGAACAAACAAAGTTAAGTAATTACATTGGGCAGATGAATGTAGTCATGTTTGCCCCGGAGGACTTGAATATTGTAAAAGGAAGCCCCCAAATTCGTCGTCGCTTTATTGATATGGAAATTGGGCAAATTTCGCCTGTTTACTTACATGATTTACTAACCTTTCAAAAAATACTAAAACAACGTAATCATTTATTAAAAAGTAATCAAGGAAAAGCATCCTTAGCAACCGATGTAATGTTCGATATTTATACGGAGCAATATATTCAAGCAGCTGTACAAATTATACGAAAAAGATTTCAATTTATGGAGCTATTACAAGAATGGGCAGAACCTATTCATTTTGGCATTTCTCGTGGTTTAGAAAAACTAGTTATAAAATATCGTCCGGTTTCAGGAATGGAAGCTAGTTGGACTGCTGATGAAATGATAAAATATTTAGCCCAAAAACTTGAAGAGGTGAAACAACGTGAAATTGAGCGTGGTGTTACATTAATTGGACCCCACCGTGATGATTTGCAGTTTTTTGTGAATGATTATGATGTGCAAGTATACGGCTCTCAAGGACAACAACGTACGACAGCACTTTCTTTAAAGCTGGCAGAAATTGAACTAATTAAACAAGAAACAAAAGAAACACCGATATTATTGCTAGACGATGTGTTATCAGAACTTGATGATTATCGTCAATCGCATTTATTAAATACTATTCAAGGTGAGGTTCAAACATTTGTAACGACAACAAGTGTAGAAGGGATTCACCATGACACAATACAGCATGCAAAGCTATTCCGTGTTAAACAAGGAAATATAGATGAATAACGTGAGTGTATTGTTGAAATAAGGCATGAAAATATAAAAAAAAGAAGCATACTGATCGTAAGGAAAGAGTAGGTGAACAATAGTGACTTTAGAAGAAAGTAAAGTCCAGCAGTCATATGATGCAGATCAAATTCAAGTATTAGAAGGCTTAGAGGCTGTTCGTAAACGCCCTGGGATGTACATTGGATCGACAAGCTCAAAAGGATTGCACCATTTAGTTTGGGAAATTGTTGATAACAGTATCGATGAAGCATTAGCTGGCTATTGTACAAATATTTCAGTCACAATTGAACAAGATAATTGGATTCGAGTAGAAGATAATGGTCGTGGGATTCCTGTTGATAATCAAGAAAAAATGGGTATGCCTGCTGTTGAAGTAATTATGACAGTCCTGCATGCAGGTGGTAAGTTCGGCGGTGGAGGTTACAAAGTATCTGGAGGTCTACACGGCGTAGGTGCCTCAGTTGTAAACGCCCTTTCGAGTGAAACAATCGTTCAAGTACACCGTGATGAAAAAATACACGAAATTAAATTTGAGCGCGGCCATACAATTCAGAAATTAAAGGTTATTGGGGAAACAGATCGTAACGGTACAACAACGCGTTTCAAAGCCGATAGTGAAATTTTTAAAGAAACGACGGTATATGAATACGATATTTTAGCAACACGAATTCGAGAGTTAGCTTATTTAAACCGTGGTATCAGTATTACAATTGCAGATGAACGTACGGGACAAGAGCGTTCAGAAACATTCTACTTTGAAGGTGGAATTCGAGAGTATGTAGAGCATATTAACGAAAATAAAGAACCAATCCATGCACCAATTGATGTTTCAGGCGAAAAAGAGGGTATCTCTGTTGAAATCGCAATGCAATACAATGCTGGCTTTAGCTCAACAATTATGTCGTTTGCAAACAATATCAACACTTATGAAGGCGGTACGCACGAATCAGGCTTTAAAACAGCTTTAACACGTGTCATTAATGATTATGCGCGTAAAGCAAGCATAATTAAAGATGCTGATGCAAATTTAACGGGGGAAGATGTGCGAGAAGGTTTAACAGCAATCGTCTCTGTAAAACACCCAGATCCTCAATTTGAGGGACAAACGAAAACAAAGCTAGGGAACTCAGAAGTAAGTCAAATTACAAATTCGCTGTTCGCTGAAGGCTTTGAACGATTCTTATTAGAAAACCCAACTGTAGCCCGTCAAATTGTTGAAAAAGGGACGATGGCTGCTCGTGCACGTGTTGCAGCGAAAAAAGCACGTGAATTTACTCGTCGTAAATCTGCATTGGAAGTATCCAGCTTACCAGGTAAATTAGCGGACTGCTCATCAACAAACCCTGCGGAATCGGAAATTTACATTGTAGAGGGTGACTCTGCCGGTGGATCTGCAAAATCAGGTCGTGACCGTCATTTCCAAGCGATTTTACCGTTACGTGGAAAAATTTTAAACGTCGAAAAAGCACGTTTAGACCGCATTTTATCAAATGCTGAAATTCGAGCAATGATTACGGCGTTTGGTACAGGAATTGGGGAAGAATTTAATTTAGAAAAAGCACGTTACCATAAAATCGTCATTATGACAGATGCCGATGTCGATGGTGCCCATATCCGTGTCTTATTATTAACATTCTTATTCCGCTTCATGCGTCCTTTAATTGAAGCAGGTTATGTATATGCAGCGAAGCCACCACTTTATCAAGTAAAGCAAGGTAAGCATATAGAGTACTGCTATTCAGATGCAGAATTAGAAGAAATTTTAGAACGCCTGCCAAAATTACCAAAACCAAATGTTCAACGATACAAAGGGTTAGGTGAAATGAATGCAGCGCAATTATGGGATACAACGATGGATCCTGAGCACCGTACATTAATTCGAGTGGAATTAGATGATGCAATCGAAGCAGATAAAATATTTGATCATTTAATGGGAGATGAAGTTGCACCACGTCGTGACTTTATTGAAGAAAATGCAGTATACGTACAAGACTTGGATGTTTAAAGTAAGTGCAATTGGAAGGAGGTCCTTATTTTGTCTGACATTCAACACGGACATATTGAATCAAGAAATATTACTACCGAAATTAAATCATCTTTCTTAAGCTATGCGATGAGTGTAATTGTATCGCGTGCTTTACCTGATGTACGTGACGGGTTAAAGCCAGTACATCGTCGTATTTTATACGGCATGCAAGAGCTTGGGAATACTTCGGATAAACCATATAAAAAGAGTGCCCGTATTGTTGGGGATGTAATGGGTAAATACCACCCGCACGGTGACTCATCAATTTATGAAGCAATGGTACGTATGGCGCAAGATTTTAGCTACCGCTATATGCTTGTTGACGGTCATGGTAACTTCGGTTCGATTGATGGTGACGGAGCGGCAGCGATGCGTTATACAGAATCACGTATGTCAAAAATTGCAATGGAAATGCTACGTGACATTAACAAAGATACAATCGATTTTGATCCAAACTATGATGGTAGTGAAAACGAACCAAAAGTTTTACCAGCGCGTTACCCGAACTTATTAGTGAACGGTGCATCTGGTATTGCGGTCGGAATGGCGACTAATATTCCACCTCATCAGCTCGGTGAAACAATTGATGGTGTATTAGCATTAGCGGACAACCCAAGTATTACGAC belongs to Solibacillus sp. FSL R7-0682 and includes:
- the recF gene encoding DNA replication/repair protein RecF (All proteins in this family for which functions are known are DNA-binding proteins that assist the filamentation of RecA onto DNA for the initiation of recombination or recombinational repair.), coding for MNIERLQLTNYRNYESLTLDFSSKINVFIGENAQGKTNVMESIYVLAMAKSHRTSNDKELIRWDSDYGKIEGVIEKRYGSLPIELTISKKGKKGKINHLEQTKLSNYIGQMNVVMFAPEDLNIVKGSPQIRRRFIDMEIGQISPVYLHDLLTFQKILKQRNHLLKSNQGKASLATDVMFDIYTEQYIQAAVQIIRKRFQFMELLQEWAEPIHFGISRGLEKLVIKYRPVSGMEASWTADEMIKYLAQKLEEVKQREIERGVTLIGPHRDDLQFFVNDYDVQVYGSQGQQRTTALSLKLAEIELIKQETKETPILLLDDVLSELDDYRQSHLLNTIQGEVQTFVTTTSVEGIHHDTIQHAKLFRVKQGNIDE
- the gyrB gene encoding DNA topoisomerase (ATP-hydrolyzing) subunit B; protein product: MTLEESKVQQSYDADQIQVLEGLEAVRKRPGMYIGSTSSKGLHHLVWEIVDNSIDEALAGYCTNISVTIEQDNWIRVEDNGRGIPVDNQEKMGMPAVEVIMTVLHAGGKFGGGGYKVSGGLHGVGASVVNALSSETIVQVHRDEKIHEIKFERGHTIQKLKVIGETDRNGTTTRFKADSEIFKETTVYEYDILATRIRELAYLNRGISITIADERTGQERSETFYFEGGIREYVEHINENKEPIHAPIDVSGEKEGISVEIAMQYNAGFSSTIMSFANNINTYEGGTHESGFKTALTRVINDYARKASIIKDADANLTGEDVREGLTAIVSVKHPDPQFEGQTKTKLGNSEVSQITNSLFAEGFERFLLENPTVARQIVEKGTMAARARVAAKKAREFTRRKSALEVSSLPGKLADCSSTNPAESEIYIVEGDSAGGSAKSGRDRHFQAILPLRGKILNVEKARLDRILSNAEIRAMITAFGTGIGEEFNLEKARYHKIVIMTDADVDGAHIRVLLLTFLFRFMRPLIEAGYVYAAKPPLYQVKQGKHIEYCYSDAELEEILERLPKLPKPNVQRYKGLGEMNAAQLWDTTMDPEHRTLIRVELDDAIEADKIFDHLMGDEVAPRRDFIEENAVYVQDLDV